The Streptomyces laurentii genome contains a region encoding:
- a CDS encoding DNA hydrolase (DNA hydrolase [Streptomyces sp. C];~Nudix hydrolase isa superfamily of enzymes found in all three kingdoms of life, and it catalyzes the hydrolysis of NUcleoside DIphosphates linked to other moieties, X. Enzymes belonging to this superfamily require a divalent cation, such as Mg2+ or Mn2+...; cl00447;~identified by MetaGeneAnnotator; putative;~nudix motif): protein MTPTPPPPPVPPPAPSVPEGYDKHAFEPFAVTADLAVLTVRAGTLHVLLVERGQEPYAGAWALPGGFVLPHESAEQAARRELAEETGLSGATAARLHLEQLRTYSEPDRDPRMRVVSVAFTALVPDLPEPRGGGDAAQARWLPYDEARGLAFDHDRILADARERVGAKLEYSCLGTAFCPPEFTLGELREVYETVWGVPLDRPNFRRKVLATPGFVRPVEAPPRRTGGRGKPAALYRAGEATTLHPPLLRPEGRTE, encoded by the coding sequence GCCCGAGGGCTACGACAAGCACGCCTTCGAGCCGTTCGCCGTCACCGCCGACCTCGCCGTCCTCACGGTCCGCGCGGGCACCCTGCACGTCCTGCTCGTCGAACGCGGCCAGGAGCCGTACGCCGGCGCCTGGGCGCTGCCCGGCGGCTTCGTACTGCCCCACGAGTCCGCCGAACAGGCCGCGCGCCGCGAACTCGCCGAGGAGACCGGCCTGTCCGGCGCCACCGCCGCCCGCCTCCACCTGGAACAGCTGCGCACCTACAGCGAGCCGGACCGCGACCCCCGGATGCGGGTGGTGTCCGTCGCGTTCACCGCGCTCGTCCCCGACCTGCCCGAACCCCGCGGCGGCGGCGACGCGGCGCAGGCCCGCTGGCTGCCGTACGACGAGGCCCGCGGCCTCGCCTTCGACCACGACCGCATCCTCGCCGACGCCCGCGAGCGGGTCGGCGCCAAGCTCGAGTACAGCTGCCTCGGCACCGCCTTCTGCCCGCCCGAGTTCACCCTCGGCGAGCTGCGGGAGGTGTACGAGACGGTCTGGGGCGTGCCGCTCGACCGCCCCAATTTCCGGCGCAAGGTCCTCGCCACCCCCGGTTTCGTCCGGCCGGTCGAGGCACCCCCGCGCCGCACCGGCGGACGGGGGAAACCGGCCGCTCTCTACCGGGCGGGCGAGGCCACGACGCTGCACCCGCCACTGCTGCGACCGGAAGGACGGACGGAATGA
- a CDS encoding nrtR-regulated ADP-ribosyl-glycohydrolase draG (ADP-ribosylglycohydrolase; pfam03747;~NrtR-regulated ADP-ribosyl-glycohydrolase DraG [Streptomyces venezuelae ATCC10712];~identified by MetaGeneAnnotator; putative), whose translation MNLIATRKRAAEGTLIGLALGDALGFPTEFIDVPRIIAYYGPWRELKPRLAQGISRITDDTQMTLAFARGIRAAMTDGGLLPERLAETVREEYVDWYRSPDNNRAPGNTCLTACGLLMTHRPWQDASQIGSKGCGANMRVAPIGLVPGLTDDQRAGAAQLQAALTHGHPTGLAASDLTARAVYLLAQGADPTGLVGQLRSYAYDHRSHYREEWLGDLWTRSQDPDPLHFIRRGWDECLAVLERLDAVQRTADPEIDPCTYTGDGWIAEEALATGLLAFLLFPDEPLTALRRAACTRGDSDSIAALAGAFAGAHLGADAWPGAWADPIEHGPELRSLGAHWDA comes from the coding sequence ATGAACCTCATCGCGACCAGGAAGCGGGCCGCCGAGGGCACCTTGATCGGGCTCGCGCTCGGCGACGCGCTGGGCTTTCCCACCGAGTTCATCGACGTGCCGAGGATCATCGCCTATTACGGGCCCTGGCGGGAGCTGAAGCCGCGGCTGGCCCAGGGGATTTCCCGCATCACCGACGACACCCAGATGACCCTCGCCTTCGCGCGCGGCATCCGCGCCGCCATGACGGACGGCGGACTGCTTCCGGAGCGGCTCGCCGAGACCGTACGGGAGGAGTACGTCGACTGGTACCGCTCGCCCGACAACAACCGCGCCCCGGGCAACACCTGCCTGACGGCCTGCGGGCTGCTGATGACCCACCGGCCCTGGCAGGACGCCAGCCAGATCGGCTCCAAGGGCTGCGGCGCCAACATGCGCGTCGCGCCCATCGGCCTCGTCCCTGGCCTGACCGACGACCAGCGGGCCGGCGCCGCGCAACTCCAGGCCGCCCTCACCCACGGCCACCCCACCGGCCTCGCCGCCTCCGACCTGACGGCCCGTGCCGTGTACCTGCTCGCCCAGGGCGCCGATCCGACCGGACTCGTCGGACAGCTCCGCTCGTACGCGTACGACCACCGCTCCCACTACCGCGAGGAGTGGCTCGGCGACCTGTGGACCCGCTCCCAGGACCCCGACCCGCTGCACTTCATCCGGCGCGGCTGGGACGAGTGCCTGGCCGTCCTGGAACGCCTGGACGCCGTCCAGCGCACCGCCGACCCCGAGATCGACCCCTGCACGTACACCGGCGACGGCTGGATCGCCGAGGAGGCCCTCGCCACCGGCCTGCTCGCCTTCCTCCTCTTCCCCGACGAGCCGCTCACCGCCCTGCGCCGCGCCGCCTGCACCCGCGGCGACTCCGACTCGATCGCCGCCCTCGCCGGCGCCTTCGCGGGCGCCCACCTGGGCGCCGACGCCTGGCCGGGAGCGTGGGCGGACCCCATCGAACACGGCCCCGAACTGCGCTCCCTGGGCGCGCACTGGGACGCGTGA